TTTAATCTAAAGTATGCCCGATTAAACCCAAAATTATCGTTTATATTAATAGTAACTAAAATAAACCCGGATAGTGCCAAAATTCAAGTTAATATTAATAAATATTAATGAATGCAAATGGTTATGAATGATAATGATTATCGTATTCAAATAGGGTATATTTTTTAGGGTATTATTACTGTAGTTAAAGGAAATCATCATGAAGAGATCATTAGCTCTAATATTATTCTCAATATGCTTTGCCGCTGGATGCGCGTCTAAGAACAACGTTCCCGAATCTCAAAGTGAATCATATTCAACACAGCTCACACAAAGCGAAGAAAGATTATATACATTCAGCTGGTCTTATGATCAAAATAGCGAACTTAAACCCAGGGGCGGAACCTCAATGGGCGCGCCTGTAGTTCTGGATGAATCGGAAAATACTGCGTGGTTGTCTATTTATGAGCCTGGCATAAGCGACTTTGAACGAGATAGAAGAGCCATATTAGCAATGGCCGGAGATTATAGAGTCACTTTTGATTTTATTGAAACAGTACCTCTTCGAAGTGGATATGTAATTAAAAACCCCTACCACTCCTGGGCTACGGAGTTTGTGGAGGTCATAGAAGACAAAGGAGATTTCATAAGTCTTCAGCACATTTTAGTTATGTACATAAAAAATG
This region of Thermodesulfobacteriota bacterium genomic DNA includes:
- a CDS encoding DUF6607 family protein, with amino-acid sequence MKRSLALILFSICFAAGCASKNNVPESQSESYSTQLTQSEERLYTFSWSYDQNSELKPRGGTSMGAPVVLDESENTAWLSIYEPGISDFERDRRAILAMAGDYRVTFDFIETVPLRSGYVIKNPYHSWATEFVEVIEDKGDFISLQHILVMYIKNDEGEIEGPMIVKHWRQDWKYQDTDVLDYIGNSTWQLKKIPAAKAKGKWSQSVYQVDDSPRYGGIGEWIHDGNYSSWT